AGGTATTGAACATTCGTGCCCACCTCTCTCGCCAAATGTTGAATAGTAAAATTCTTATTCAGGTTAGTTTCAATAATATATTTTACTTTTTTGATCTTTTCAATATCAGCCTCCCTCAATTCAGCCGGTACTGAAGATACTGTTCGCTGTATACCATCCATCAATAAGGATAAAATATAAAGGGATTTAGATTTATAGAAAGCAGGTAAAAGAGTATGAGTTGCTTTCACGCGCATAAGATCAACAGCTTTAATATAAGTTCTGGAAGCAACTTCACTTTCCATTTTTTCAACTTTGCGGATTCCGGCATCTATCTGAAGAATACTTTGGTCAGACATATCCATATGCTTCAGGTAGGAAGGCTTGTAGAGTAAAGTAAGGCATTGGGCCTCCGGATGTCTGGAGCTTACTTTTATATTCGTTTTATCAAGTCGTATGATGGTGCTTTCTTTCTCTTTCAGGATGAGTTTATGATTTCCGGCTGATAATGAACATCCTTCTTTTATGGCTATCAATACAAGATAGCCTTCGTGATCAGGAATAAACTCGTATGCAGTATACGGATTGATCAACCGGATACCATAATCCTGATGATCATAATGAAGTGTACGTATTTTCGTATTAAGCAATTTCATCTTTACAGAAATTTCCGATGTTATAAGTCTTATTTCCTATTGCGTTATTCGGTGATTTAGATTAACTCTATCTTCGTGCATTATTTATTTAGACTGAATCTAAATCAAATATAGAAAATTTTATACTTATTCAATTTAAAATATTAAGATATGTTAAAAAAATACTTTTCAATCTTATTACTTGTGTGGATGTCGATGTGCGTTTCGGAGTCATCGGCGCAGACCCATATTACCCTGGAAGGGCGTATTCTGGATCAGAAAAGTGATGAGCCGATCAGTGGCGTGTCGGTTTCGGTGAAAGAAAATCCGCGTTCAGGAAGCGTAATTACAGGTTCTCAAGGTTCCTTCCGTATCCGTGCACATCGCGGACAGACATTAGTGATCTCCCATATTGGTTATATTGCTGCTGAGGTCGTCGTTAACACGAGTCAGTCCGATCTTATATTTCGCCTGGAAGAAGATCCTCATGTGCTCAGCGAAGTTCTTGTAACGGGAGCTTTGGGTATAAAAAGACAGTCCAGAGAACTGGGTACCTCTGCACAATCGGTCAATAATGAAGAGCTTAATTTAGGTAAAGTGGTCAATCCCTTACTGGCTTTATCAAGTAAGGTTGCCGGATTGAGGATTAATGCTACGGACCTGACAACAGGAAAAACAGATCCGGGTATTCAGATCCGTTTGAGAGGAACACGCTCTTTGAACAGATCTAAAAATGACCCTTTATATGTTGTAGACGGAGTTCCTTTGCCGGATATTACCCGTATTAATCCAAATGACATACAGGATATCACTGTGCTTAAAGGAGCAAATGCTGCGGCCTTATACGGATCTGAAGGTGTTAATGGTGCTATTATGATCACGACTAAATCGGGCAGATCAGAAAGAGGTCAGATCAATTTCAGTAACAGTACTACATTTTCAAATGTATTTTTATTACCTCCTGCGCAGACGGTCTTCGGACAAGGGCAGAATGGTGTCTACAGTCCCGTTGCTAACGAGTCATGGGGAGATAAATTTAATGGGGAAACGAGAGATTTCGGTTTGCCAATCAATGGAGTACAGCCAACAAAAGTTTACGCTGCTCCGTCTAAAGATAACAGGTTGGGTTTTTTTGATACAGGAATCACTACCCAGAATGATTTATCCTTTTCCGGAGGAGATGAGAAGGGTTCTTACTTTGTGTCTTTACAGGATGTGCGTTTAAAAGGAGTAATTCCGGGTGACAGATCCAGTCGTACAGGTGCCAGATTTAACGGGTCACGCCGTTTTAATAAGCTGAATACTTCATTTAATATGAATTATGTATTCTTCAAGAACAATACAACAAGTGACGGTCCCTGGTTATCAGTCTATACACAGCCCGCTAATATAGATTATAAAGAAGCAAGAAACTGGGAGGATCCAAGCTCTCCAAATCATCCGCTCAATTGGTATAATCCGGTAGCAGGTACCAGAAATCCTATTTTTATGGCGGATAATAATAGAAATATGTATGATCAGCATACTTTAAATTCAAAACTGGAATTCAATTATGAGTTTACAGACTGGTTTGATGCGACGTACAGAACAGGTCTTTATTTCCAGTCTGAACCGGGAAGGGTCACTAACCGTAAGTTAGTATCAAATATTGCTACACGAAATATCAATGGTTCGGTAAATGATACACACCGTGGATTCACACGCTTCAATAATGATTTGATTTTGAATTTTCACAAGAACTTCGGTGATTTCACCACCAAATTATTGGTTGGACAGAATGTTCGTATGGATGACTCGAAACTCATCAACGTAAGTGCTGCAAATTTATTGTTTGAAGATATATTCAACCAAGGTTCAAGAACAGGAGAGCTGACCGGAGGATCTACTATAACGAAATATCGTTCACTGGCAACTTACGGTGAGTTTACAGCGGGATACAAAAATTATTTGTTTTTGACTTTAACAGGTAGAAATGATCAGGTATCCGTCCTGGATCCGAATAATAACAGTTACTTCTCTCCGGGGATCAGTTCATCATTTGTGTTTACAGATGCAATAGAAAGTCTTAAGAACAGCAGTATTCTAAGTTATGGACGGATTTACACTTCGTATAACAAGACCGGTAATGTTACCTTAGATCCTTACAGATTAAACCTGACGTACAGTCAGACCGGAGGTTTCCCTTTTGGTAGTCTGGTCGGATTTACGCCATCACTATCAGAACCGAATTTGTTAATCAAACCTGAATTTGTAAAATCATTTGAGGTGGGAACCCAACTGGCATTCTTTAATGACAGATTGCGGACCGATATCGCTTACGCATATTCAGATTCTGACGGACAGATTTTCAATGCCGGAATATCCAGTGCCACAGGATTTAATTCTACTATTGTGAATGCGGGGCAGGTAATCAATAAGACACTTGAGGTCATGATTAACGGTACTGCTATTAAAAATAAAGATGTAAGATTGGAGTTTGGGGTTAATTTCAGTTATACAGATACCAAAGCGAAAAATCTATATGCAGGAGATGAGTTTAATATTTTCAGACAGGCGTATGCCATCAAAGGTTTGCAATACCCTACTCTTCGTATGACCGATTTTCTAAGGGAGAACGGAAAGATTGTACTGGATAAAGACGGAAATGTTATTCCATCTACAGACGAGAAAGTATTAGGTACAATGGTTCCTCCTTATCTGTTTGGATTTAATACCAAATTCAGCTATAAATCCTTGACAGTAGGATTTCAGATCGATTCGAGATTAGGTAGCTGGATGTATTCTGAGGTTGTGCCTCGTATGTATGCTGCCGGGACACACCCGGAAACGGCTAAGTATGACAGACAGCCGTTTATTATGCCAAATTCTATGGTACGGTTGGCGGACGGCTCTATCGTTGAGAATACCGATGTATACTCTAAAGGAGATAAAGCCTGGTGGACTGCGTATGGAAATATCCAGACAACCACTGCAGCAAAAGGTGATTATTTAAAACTAAGAGAGCTTTATATCGGGTATGATTTACCTGAAAAATGGTTGGCAGGGCAGAGGCTGATTAAAAAAGCAAGTATTGGATTTGTAGGAAATAACCTGTTTATTATCAGACATTCTTCCAACACAATAGGAGATCCTGAAGCGCTGTATAATCAAACAGACGGATACAACAGTTTCAGACAGATTCCTTCAGCAAGATCAATGGGCTTTAATGTTAACATGACTTTTTAATAACACGAAGATGAAATACAATATTATAAAAATAGGTTTGCTGGCATTCGTTTCTATTACATTAACAGCATGTAGTGATTTTCTGGATGTAAATGTGAATCCGAACTCTCCGATAAAGGAAAATTTAAGTTTAAATGCCAAATTGCCTGCTGCATTGGTTACAACAGCAGCGAATGAGGCTATTCAGTTAAACCAGATCGGAGGATTGTGGGGCGGCTATTGGGGAACATCCAATGAGGGGGTTAGTTCATTTACATCGCTGAAAACGTATAATGGCCCGGCTATCCGGGATACCCGTGACGGAGTTCCGGTTTGGGAATCAAACTACAACAATCTTTTGTATTACAAGGAAATATTGGATCAGGCAAATACAGAAGATGCTAAATTCTATTCAGGGATAGCCAAAATTATGATGGCTTATCACTTCTTTATCCTTGTAGATTTCTATAACAATGTGCCATTCGATGAAGCATTGAAAGGTTCAGCTGTTCTGCACCCATCCTATGAGCTGGGTAAAGATGTGTATACCAAATCTATCAACCTGATCACTGAAGGTATTCAGGAAATCAAAGTTGCATCCCTGTTGCCCACAAATGATGATGTCCTCTTTAAAGGAGATAAAATTAAATGGGCAAAGTTTGGAAATACATTAAAATTGAGAGCACTTTTAAGACAATCAGAAGTTTCTGCACAGTCCGCTTACATTACACAGGAGATTGCGAAAATTGTACAGGAGGGATCAGGCTTTCTGTTAGAAAATGCTAGTGTCAATCCCGGTTACCTCAATACTGCGACTAAAATGAATCCTTTCTATGAAACGTTTTATCGCAATAATGCAGGTGTAGCAGTTGCAAATTATGCAAATATACGCCCTACTCAATACCTGATCAGCAAGTATAAGGAATTTAATGATCCCCGTCTTGCACAGAATTATACAAGTGTTGCAGGAGATTATAAAGGAGTAATTTTCGGAAACAACACGATTGCTAATGAATTTGCAGCCGCAACGACTTCAGCCTTCAAAGGTCCGACAGAGAATTCTAACCAACCGGCAGGGATTATAAAATCATTTAATCAGGTCAGTATGATTATCTCATTGGCGGAGGCTAATTTTCTGCAGGCCGAGGCTGTAGAAAGAGGATGGATTAGCGGAGTGGCAAGTCAACTGTACCAAAGCGGTGTTCAGGCTTCATTCAACTATTTGTTTAATGTCAACAATTATAATATACAGACCTATATCAATCAGAACAGTGTCAGTTATGCAACGGCTACAAATAAGATTGAAAGGATAATAACTCAAAAGTGGCTGGCATTGAATAGTATTAATAATATTCAGGCATGGAATGACTTCAGACGCCTTGGCTTTCCAAACTTCCCGAATTCTGTATCTTCGCCTACAGCTGGAGCACATCCTTTACGATTTATGTATCCGGAAACAGAGGTTAATACAAATAATCAAAATGTAGTGGCTCAGGGAGAGAATGGAGTCCTGACTTCTAAAGTATGGTGGGATGCAAATTAATTTTATGCTATCAGGATATTTTCGGGTAGTCAATAAATAAGAGTATATAACAATTACATCAGGTAATGCTGTAAAGCAGCATTGCCTGATTTTTATTTGATGAATCATTAAAGAGAGAGAAAATGAATAAATCAAAACAAACAACGGCGGATTCAAAGTGGCCGAAAATCCGTAAGTTTTTCAACGACCTTCACCTTTGGTTTGGTTTGATCAGTGGTATCGTTGTCTTGATTGTATGTCTGACGGGTACAATCTATGTATACAATACCGAAATCCGTGAAGCTGCGGCCCCGCATCTTTTTAAAGTGGAAAAGACTTCCCGGGAGGCAATGACAGCGGATGATCTTC
The Sphingobacterium spiritivorum genome window above contains:
- a CDS encoding helix-turn-helix domain-containing protein, with product MKLLNTKIRTLHYDHQDYGIRLINPYTAYEFIPDHEGYLVLIAIKEGCSLSAGNHKLILKEKESTIIRLDKTNIKVSSRHPEAQCLTLLYKPSYLKHMDMSDQSILQIDAGIRKVEKMESEVASRTYIKAVDLMRVKATHTLLPAFYKSKSLYILSLLMDGIQRTVSSVPAELREADIEKIKKVKYIIETNLNKNFTIQHLAREVGTNVQYLKQHFKQYYGKTIFSFISECKMQKAQHLLKERELTISFISHQLGYKHASHFTNAFKKFFGYVPNTIRYLFILFYNEIVAITELGLL
- a CDS encoding SusC/RagA family TonB-linked outer membrane protein, producing MLKKYFSILLLVWMSMCVSESSAQTHITLEGRILDQKSDEPISGVSVSVKENPRSGSVITGSQGSFRIRAHRGQTLVISHIGYIAAEVVVNTSQSDLIFRLEEDPHVLSEVLVTGALGIKRQSRELGTSAQSVNNEELNLGKVVNPLLALSSKVAGLRINATDLTTGKTDPGIQIRLRGTRSLNRSKNDPLYVVDGVPLPDITRINPNDIQDITVLKGANAAALYGSEGVNGAIMITTKSGRSERGQINFSNSTTFSNVFLLPPAQTVFGQGQNGVYSPVANESWGDKFNGETRDFGLPINGVQPTKVYAAPSKDNRLGFFDTGITTQNDLSFSGGDEKGSYFVSLQDVRLKGVIPGDRSSRTGARFNGSRRFNKLNTSFNMNYVFFKNNTTSDGPWLSVYTQPANIDYKEARNWEDPSSPNHPLNWYNPVAGTRNPIFMADNNRNMYDQHTLNSKLEFNYEFTDWFDATYRTGLYFQSEPGRVTNRKLVSNIATRNINGSVNDTHRGFTRFNNDLILNFHKNFGDFTTKLLVGQNVRMDDSKLINVSAANLLFEDIFNQGSRTGELTGGSTITKYRSLATYGEFTAGYKNYLFLTLTGRNDQVSVLDPNNNSYFSPGISSSFVFTDAIESLKNSSILSYGRIYTSYNKTGNVTLDPYRLNLTYSQTGGFPFGSLVGFTPSLSEPNLLIKPEFVKSFEVGTQLAFFNDRLRTDIAYAYSDSDGQIFNAGISSATGFNSTIVNAGQVINKTLEVMINGTAIKNKDVRLEFGVNFSYTDTKAKNLYAGDEFNIFRQAYAIKGLQYPTLRMTDFLRENGKIVLDKDGNVIPSTDEKVLGTMVPPYLFGFNTKFSYKSLTVGFQIDSRLGSWMYSEVVPRMYAAGTHPETAKYDRQPFIMPNSMVRLADGSIVENTDVYSKGDKAWWTAYGNIQTTTAAKGDYLKLRELYIGYDLPEKWLAGQRLIKKASIGFVGNNLFIIRHSSNTIGDPEALYNQTDGYNSFRQIPSARSMGFNVNMTF
- a CDS encoding SusD/RagB family nutrient-binding outer membrane lipoprotein; translation: MKYNIIKIGLLAFVSITLTACSDFLDVNVNPNSPIKENLSLNAKLPAALVTTAANEAIQLNQIGGLWGGYWGTSNEGVSSFTSLKTYNGPAIRDTRDGVPVWESNYNNLLYYKEILDQANTEDAKFYSGIAKIMMAYHFFILVDFYNNVPFDEALKGSAVLHPSYELGKDVYTKSINLITEGIQEIKVASLLPTNDDVLFKGDKIKWAKFGNTLKLRALLRQSEVSAQSAYITQEIAKIVQEGSGFLLENASVNPGYLNTATKMNPFYETFYRNNAGVAVANYANIRPTQYLISKYKEFNDPRLAQNYTSVAGDYKGVIFGNNTIANEFAAATTSAFKGPTENSNQPAGIIKSFNQVSMIISLAEANFLQAEAVERGWISGVASQLYQSGVQASFNYLFNVNNYNIQTYINQNSVSYATATNKIERIITQKWLALNSINNIQAWNDFRRLGFPNFPNSVSSPTAGAHPLRFMYPETEVNTNNQNVVAQGENGVLTSKVWWDAN